The window cttacgAGTTTACATATAAAATAGAACAGCATAAAAGCTCGCTCGAGTTTATATCACTAATTGGTCTATATATTTCAATTCTAGACTATTTTCCTTAGTCCAAGTTTTAGATAGAACATATGTAATTTCTTAATTTCCTAGCTCATCCGCAGTTAATTGTCTATGTTAcatttaatcttcttttttcaatGGAGAATACATATACCTTTCCTTATACTAACAAAACATAGATATAgctatttgtttaatttttatataatctctttttaaaaaaaaaattgtcgtcAACTTTTTCATAACATATACGTGTCCTTATCGACATGCAAAaaggtatgtatatatgtatttgtacGTGTACTAAAATAAAAGGCTTAGAATAGTCGGAGAGAAAgcgaaagatgatgatgagtcatAGAGACCATTCACCAGCTTATATAAGTAGTAAATCCACTAAcatgaataatattcaactgaGAAACTCCGATCAAGAATATTCATTCACAAGAGAAAAGGTATTATTAACCTCCGATTCTCATTTGGTTTCTTATgttgttttcgttttttggaTGCTCTTCTTTTGTTGGTTATTCTTTTTAAAGCTGCAAGAATCATGTGTTCAAAGATACCTAAATTATCTTAGTACTtgttaattatcaaaaactcaTGACTTAAAGTTGTACGTACATATATTAGTAGGATCATAAAAGCATAATATTATGGTGCTTTTACCGGCGTTTTTGGACGGATTTGCGAGAACCGTATCGACAAAGAAAGGTAAAATTCCTCCGGAAAATGAAGATGGAGGGAGAGAGATCGCAAAATCGATGATAAAAGATTCCAAGAAGAACTCGACTTTGCTCGGTACTTCAGGATGTGTTAGTTCTGAAAGCTCTAAGAGATTTACCTCTATTTGTTCTAATAGAGGTGAGAAAGGAATCAACCAAGATCGTGCCATCGTTTGGGAGGTACAATTTTTATAAACACTATATGTTAGgtaattcttctttctttccatGAAACGGattctataaaatttataaaaaaaaatagcaaaacgaTATGTTGAAATGGAATCATGACATGAACTTACTAAATTGTGTATATATGATTGTTGAGAagtttaaaaactaattttatgaatttatgtTACACTATATGTAGGGATTTGGGTGCCAAGATGACATAACATTTTGTGGCATGTTTGATGGGCATGGACCATGGGGACATGTGATAGCCAAAAGAGTGAAAAAGTCATTTCCATATTCACTGCTTTGCCAATGGCAACAAACTCTTGCTTCCTTATCATCGTCACCGGAATGTTACTCTCCGTTGGATCTCTGGAAGCAAGCTTGTCTCAAAACATTCTCCGTCGTCGATCTTGATCTCAAGATCAATCCTTCCATTGATTCTTACTGCAGCGGTTGCACCGCTCTAATCGCTGTTTTGCAGGTACATATATGTTCTTCTAACCATACAATAACTATTCATTACatactatatgatatatataggcTAATATATAGATGTTCGGAGAGTATTTAATCTTACTAATGTTGAAGTTTGTTTTTGGTATTATAAGGGTGATCATCTTGTTATAGCAAATGCTGGTGACTCAAGAGCTGTACTAGCAACAACTTCTGATGACGGAAACGTAGTACCGGTTCAGCTCTCAGTAGACTTTAAACCGAACATTCCCGGTATAGTTCTAGAAGCCTTTTCATATTTACAGTTTAAATATTTCGATGAAAAGATTCGATAAAATAGAAACTGACAATTGGTAAGTAATCTTTTCCGGTTAAAACAGAGGAAGCAGAACGGATTAAACAAAATGATGGACGATTGTTCTGCCTAGACGATGAACCGGGGGTGTACCGGGTTGGTATGCCGAATGGAGGATCACTAGGTTTAGCTGTTTCAAGAGCATTCGGAGATTACTGCCTTAAAGACTTCGGTTTAGTATCTGAACCGGAAGTAACATACCGAAAGATAACCGACAAGGACCAGTTTCTCATCTTGGCCACCGATGGGGTAATCTCATATCAATCTACTCTCATTTGTATCATAATCAAATTTGATAAAACGTATATAATTGTGTACTAATATGCATGTGTGTGTATGTAGATGTGGGATGTGATGACGAACGATGAGGCAGTGGAGATAGTAAGAGGagttaaagagagaagaaagagcgCAAAGAGATTAGTAGAGAGAGCTGTGGTGCTTTGGCgtaggaagagaagaagcatcGCCATGGATGATATTTCTGTTCTCTGTCTCTTCTTTCGCCCTtgttagtttttactttttactctCTCCTTTAGCCTCTATGACTATATTATTAGCATATACATTTTATCAATGTATTTTGAGCGtcaatgaacaaacaaaaatgtgatATATACATTTACATAGGATAATAATAGATATTGTGAGGAGAGTGGTTGAGAATGGAGAGATGGGTGAGTAAGAGAATtcatcatggttttttttttttttgtaaatttggtatgtAATGGATCATAACTTCATATGTTGATCATTGTTATTGGCAACCAAATCTTACTATACAATCCTCTAGGGGTCTCTCGTAACATTTAAATGGCAGGATTAAGCAGTGAATCAAATGCATCGCTCCGATCAATAGACAATAGTAGTTCCTAGTACAAAACTATGAGAAATCTAAGTAAGATGGATTATGAGAATCTAGCCAAATATGAAATACCATGAAATCATCAACTATAAAAAAGAAGGCAATTAACGATTGCGTTTGAATTTTGAGTTACAAAAAAGGCCATTCTCGTGACCGCTGTTTTATAGTTGCAGGAAGATAAACTACAGAACTACATAAGAAGAAAGTAAGGACAAAATTTGCCAAACCCTAGATTCCCAATTCTGAAACTTAGTAACctgtttggaaaaaaactgaAACCCCACTCTGTTATATTTTGTCGTATGTGTACATTTTAAGGTATTTTCTAGTCTCAGCGCACTAGTCGAGAACACAACAGAGCCAAGTGTTTCAACGATGCTTGGATGCTGTATCATTCAGGTTTTTTGTTTGCTGAGATTTTCAAAGTACCTTCATTCACCAACACCTGAAGCTCTGGTTTAGCCATCTCACGAACTTGAAGATCTTCAGTCTCTAGGAAAGCAGATAGTATCTTTGAACTGCCAAGAAAATGAGATTTAACACAGAGTAAGATTTCAAGACGTCACTAAAAAAACCTAGTTGTTTGCAGATAAATGGATGTATGAGAGGAGTCATTAGGCTAACTAACCAGTGTCCTGCAGCCCACGACCTGCATTTTCCAGACAAGGCCTTCTTAAAGAGAGTGGACGCAAAACCAGGGCAATCCAAGACAAGCCTTCTTATGGTCCGACTTGAGTGAAAGTTTTCCATAATGTGCTCTGAATCCTTCTCAGATTCTTGGGGTTTGGGCTTTGCTGCTACAGAACTAATAGCTTCGTACAGCTCGCACAGCTTCTCGCTCAGAGATGGGCAAAGAATACCACCAGCGCCTCCGACTGCAACCTGATACAAAAAACGTGAAAAAAGAGGAAGGAGATcatcacaaaagaaaagaaagctggAAATTAGCATTTGTTAGCAAAACATATGATCTATCCGGGGGAGTGATTGAACTTCAACAGATATTGAATGTCAGTAGCATCTGCTATGAGAGGTAGATTAGAGTGATTTACCCCCTAACGTTTTTATAACAGGACTATAACCGACGAAAGATGTTGATACGTTTGAGACTACACATCCTCCCATACTCTACCAGTaccgaaggaagaagaagcaaagcccAAGTGGCTAGTAGTCCATCACAATGGATCCAGTAGCTCCAAGAAGATGTAGTGGGCCTTGGAGAGAGAGTTTATCTAAAGTAAGGAATAAGAGTCACTATCTTTCTGCAGAAGACTGTAACGGATCTTTTGTGTGGGGACAAGGGGCTCAAGAGTAGTACTTATGTAGTAGGTGGGTGAGGGTTGTTTTTATCGATCTTTTGGGTGAAACATTGTAAGGGGGAGGGAATAGACTCCATCAAACATATCTCTTGGTTGTAACCGTTGTCTTTTATCAAAGAGTACTTCTTATCATTGTCGTTGGTTCTGTTCTAAGGTTTTTTACAAATACAAAACGTATCAGATGTGATAAAACAATTTTCAGTACCTCATACAAGACCTCTTTGCCAATGTTAGACTTGAGGAATTCCTCGGCGTTCTCCACGCACACATCAATAAGACTCTGTCCAGCAAATCAAAAATGATCCATGAGCAagtaataaaactaaattatatcagaaaacaaTCAAGAAACTGAAAACTGAGTCACCACGTCACACAGACCTCAGCAAGGCCACTGTTGACGAGCAACTCCCGTCTTCTCACAAGGGGATCTTTTTTACCGCCTGCAGCTTTGACGTTTTCTTCATGATCTGAATGTTCAGTTACTGTATCTTCTTGTTCATCCTTCGTCTCCTCACCAGATTCGTTACCATATGCGTCCTTTGTTAGAGAGGATGTCTCTGACTTATCCTTAAAGAATGGAAAAGGTAGACAGGGTTTTAGATCCAGTAAAAATTCATAAGAATGAATAACTCTAGCATTTTAATTGAAAAGATAGTTCGGGATATATCATCATACCTTTGAGCAAAGTGATGGAACAGA is drawn from Camelina sativa cultivar DH55 chromosome 1, Cs, whole genome shotgun sequence and contains these coding sequences:
- the LOC104781642 gene encoding probable protein phosphatase 2C 41 isoform X1 gives rise to the protein MVLLPAFLDGFARTVSTKKGKIPPENEDGGREIAKSMIKDSKKNSTLLGTSGCVSSESSKRFTSICSNRGEKGINQDRAIVWEGFGCQDDITFCGMFDGHGPWGHVIAKRVKKSFPYSLLCQWQQTLASLSSSPECYSPLDLWKQACLKTFSVVDLDLKINPSIDSYCSGCTALIAVLQGDHLVIANAGDSRAVLATTSDDGNVVPVQLSVDFKPNIPEEAERIKQNDGRLFCLDDEPGVYRVGMPNGGSLGLAVSRAFGDYCLKDFGLVSEPEVTYRKITDKDQFLILATDGMWDVMTNDEAVEIVRGVKERRKSAKRLVERAVVLWRRKRRSIAMDDISVLCLFFRPC
- the LOC104781642 gene encoding probable protein phosphatase 2C 41 isoform X2 produces the protein MFDGHGPWGHVIAKRVKKSFPYSLLCQWQQTLASLSSSPECYSPLDLWKQACLKTFSVVDLDLKINPSIDSYCSGCTALIAVLQGDHLVIANAGDSRAVLATTSDDGNVVPVQLSVDFKPNIPEEAERIKQNDGRLFCLDDEPGVYRVGMPNGGSLGLAVSRAFGDYCLKDFGLVSEPEVTYRKITDKDQFLILATDGMWDVMTNDEAVEIVRGVKERRKSAKRLVERAVVLWRRKRRSIAMDDISVLCLFFRPC